In one window of Rhodopseudomonas palustris HaA2 DNA:
- a CDS encoding acyl dehydratase: MTTHHKTFLAPPSLPAMGLGALWPSSGWHAEQGFPEFSFIWRDYRISRQALDVLQRLAGRNDDVTTERLLLLAPHVTGFRLTLAMLMHPRWPIPIWRALQLRNRMIRHGDVKVAFPSDLIARAIAWRVHGKGIELDVHARLLQGADCPWESITTFYYRGRFTPLFSRGAADGAPSASPVVDPALPPVAHWTVEGGQRLRFTRLTGDTNPLHLLDAYARRAGFAAASAHPQRIAAQCLGHLAPTQAPPRQLDLWLKGPVYYGRAVTLRQAAGDDGDDFALWVDGDERPAMVGVMR; this comes from the coding sequence ATGACGACGCACCACAAGACGTTCCTCGCGCCGCCGTCCTTGCCGGCGATGGGCCTCGGCGCTTTGTGGCCGTCGTCCGGCTGGCACGCCGAGCAGGGCTTCCCCGAATTCAGCTTCATCTGGCGCGACTACCGCATCAGCCGACAGGCGCTCGACGTGCTGCAGCGCCTCGCCGGGCGCAACGACGACGTCACCACCGAGCGGCTGCTGCTGCTGGCGCCGCACGTCACCGGATTCCGCCTGACGCTGGCGATGCTGATGCATCCGCGCTGGCCGATCCCGATCTGGCGCGCACTACAATTGCGCAACCGGATGATCCGTCATGGCGACGTCAAGGTCGCGTTCCCGTCCGACCTGATCGCGCGGGCGATCGCCTGGCGCGTCCATGGCAAAGGCATCGAACTGGACGTCCACGCCCGATTGCTGCAGGGCGCCGATTGCCCCTGGGAAAGCATCACCACGTTCTATTATCGCGGCCGCTTCACGCCGCTGTTTTCGCGCGGCGCAGCGGATGGTGCGCCGTCCGCGTCGCCCGTGGTCGATCCCGCGCTGCCGCCGGTCGCGCATTGGACGGTCGAGGGCGGCCAGCGGCTGCGCTTCACGCGGCTCACCGGCGATACCAATCCGCTGCATCTGCTCGACGCCTATGCGCGCCGGGCCGGCTTCGCCGCGGCCTCCGCGCATCCGCAGCGGATCGCCGCGCAATGCCTCGGGCACCTCGCGCCGACACAGGCGCCGCCGCGCCAGCTCGATCTGTGGCTGAAAGGCCCGGTGTATTACGGCCGCGCCGTCACGCTGCGGCAGGCCGCGGGCGACGACGGCGACGATTTCGCGCTGTGGGTCGACGGCGACGAACGGCCGGCGATGGTGGGCGTGATGCGTTGA
- a CDS encoding class I adenylate-forming enzyme family protein, with the protein MNLSEWLAASARLRPSAPALLTGTTIEADYATFAQRAASFAAALQRDYGIVSGDRVALFAHNCTQYLEALYGIWWAGAVAVPINAKLHGKEAAWICSNSGAKLALICDDTADTFNEAAGELPARMATLALDSDAYIRARSGDGPAAPAAREDGDLAWLFYTSGTTGRPKGVMLSHGNLIAMSLCYLADVDTVSSDDAALYAAPISHGAGLYNMIHTRFGARHVVPASKGFDPDEVLTLGKQLGNVAMFAAPTMVKRLVEAARRRGERGEGLRTIVYGGGPMYLADIRDALDVMGQRFVQIYGQGESPMAITSLKRELHADVDHPRYLQRLASVGTAQSALSVRITGPDGEVLPAGETGEIEAKGPTVMLGYWNNSDANAETLKDGWLRTGDVGRLDEDGFLTLSDRSKDVIISGGTNIYPREVEEALLTHPAVREVSAIGVADPEWGETVVACVVLADGSEPSDTALDAHCLAAIARFKRPKRYVYLEALPKNNYGKVLKTELRKMVT; encoded by the coding sequence ATGAATCTGTCCGAATGGCTCGCCGCGAGCGCACGGCTGCGGCCGTCCGCGCCGGCCTTGCTCACCGGCACCACGATCGAGGCGGACTACGCGACGTTCGCGCAGCGCGCCGCCTCGTTCGCTGCAGCGCTGCAGCGCGACTACGGCATCGTCTCCGGCGACCGCGTCGCGCTGTTCGCGCATAATTGCACGCAATATCTCGAGGCACTGTACGGCATCTGGTGGGCGGGCGCGGTGGCGGTGCCGATCAACGCCAAGCTGCACGGCAAGGAAGCGGCGTGGATCTGCAGCAATTCCGGCGCCAAGCTGGCGCTGATCTGCGACGACACCGCGGACACTTTCAACGAGGCCGCGGGCGAATTGCCGGCCCGCATGGCGACGCTGGCGCTCGACAGCGACGCCTACATTCGCGCCCGTAGCGGCGACGGGCCGGCGGCGCCGGCGGCGCGCGAGGACGGCGATCTCGCCTGGCTGTTCTACACCTCCGGCACCACCGGCCGGCCGAAGGGGGTGATGCTCAGCCACGGCAATCTGATCGCGATGTCGCTGTGCTATTTGGCCGATGTCGACACGGTGTCGTCCGATGACGCCGCGCTCTATGCCGCGCCGATCTCGCACGGTGCCGGGCTCTACAACATGATCCACACCCGGTTCGGCGCGCGTCACGTCGTGCCCGCCTCCAAGGGCTTCGACCCCGACGAGGTGCTGACGCTCGGCAAGCAGCTCGGCAACGTCGCGATGTTCGCCGCGCCCACCATGGTGAAGCGGCTGGTCGAGGCCGCAAGGCGCCGCGGCGAGCGCGGCGAGGGACTGCGCACCATCGTCTACGGCGGCGGCCCGATGTATCTCGCCGACATCCGCGACGCGCTCGACGTGATGGGCCAGCGCTTCGTGCAGATCTACGGCCAGGGCGAATCGCCGATGGCGATCACGTCGCTGAAGCGCGAGTTGCACGCCGATGTCGATCATCCGCGCTATCTGCAGCGGCTGGCCTCGGTCGGCACCGCGCAGAGCGCGCTGTCGGTGCGGATCACCGGGCCTGACGGCGAGGTGCTGCCGGCCGGCGAGACCGGCGAGATCGAGGCCAAGGGCCCGACCGTGATGCTCGGCTACTGGAACAATTCGGACGCCAACGCCGAGACGCTGAAAGACGGCTGGCTGCGCACCGGCGATGTCGGGCGCCTGGACGAGGACGGCTTTCTCACGCTGTCGGACCGCTCCAAGGACGTGATCATCTCCGGCGGCACCAACATCTATCCGCGCGAAGTGGAAGAAGCGCTGCTGACGCATCCCGCGGTGCGCGAGGTCTCGGCGATCGGCGTCGCCGATCCGGAATGGGGCGAGACCGTGGTCGCCTGTGTGGTGCTGGCGGACGGATCGGAGCCCAGCGACACTGCGCTCGACGCGCATTGCCTCGCCGCCATCGCCCGCTTCAAGCGGCCGAAGCGCTACGTCTATCTGGAAGCGTTGCCGAAGAACAATTACGGCAAGGTGCTGAAGACCGAGCTGCGCAAGATGGTGACTTAG